The following proteins come from a genomic window of Hypanus sabinus isolate sHypSab1 chromosome 9, sHypSab1.hap1, whole genome shotgun sequence:
- the brat1 gene encoding BRCA1-associated ATM activator 1, whose protein sequence is MESDYEELLPRVCAVLGDTSKSVVDDTCLEKLLDCFQAITGNETELSTLQKNLCLTSVVNAAKHQDLNPSILNFIMRLTGLLAASEEHFCKLETDGIMSCLFGSPANLEKEAWKDATVRCGWLMGIQNMLQHKAVIHLLCKHDCISKIICLQRDPSIFVASAASQLLANILSFSLQHSELAPLETNRKIQLTDTIGAMTGLDSTVWSVCVCAITEHIEDFLRSDVTSNIQLALKLLSKISVTCDPAGITSLWPKIEGSLKLLLSGDLTKIGQPLAELFLNISRTVQCEILQSKTWELLGLLLKSLNQTEALALASGIVKLQNCPQPLRMQAMTTVLQPLNYVFNVTRDDAVQLDELSNRRVDTEHHLSKKSTCVSLICQTLSHLCELLQMPSQVIDFPHQALINSVLTILQLCIGTSVPITSAGVNIGRHLIGCIKVQRAGMDVIGAVVQCTGRIKEAENALSLLLDYVQNPDTDCTVLKKTLHALLQWILCCFKAGDSQMHENKFQEFLHGDFISVMKKRLFDVHWEIRDSTAEFLGELCFHFKAVQNFSLLIWTCGLPHLVLELLSDPESYVRASGIIAVGKMDYLSPNWQTMSNENNFTAVKGNILSSLLDILNQDTEGFPRRAVVKVFVDWVKNSHKLSSCELADVVPVVLKVGSNDLDWEVKLYSLELAEAFIDRSTFILSLNPYAVALTNNTCSSQVQGFLQNLCDLGIFDILFHALWDCDRPVAQKACKILMKLKMTASCADNIEIAKNLNGKEPNSESFNNWLSLNDLNLKNVNDAVNVLIALDLEYRHQHLACSSDHIESSLQSLLQDILATAENSEENDADCY, encoded by the exons ATGGAAAGTGACTATGAGGAGCTGCTGCCCCGTGTTTGTGCGGTGTTGGGAGACACCAGCAAGTCCGTTGTTGATGATACTTGTCTGGAGAAGCTTCTTGATTGTTTCCAAGCAATTACAGGAAATG AAACTGAGCTCAGTACTCTGCAGAAGAATCTGTGTCTGACAAGTGTTGTAAATGCTGCCAAGCACCAGGACCTTAATCCAAGCATCTTGAACTTCATTATGCGACTGACTGGACTACTTGCAGCTTCGGAGGAGCATTTTTGTAAACTTGAG ACTGATGGAATTATGAGCTGTCTGTTTGGGAGTCCAGCGAACCTTGAAAAAGAAGCATGGAAGGATGCAACTGTACGCTGTGGATGGCTCATGGGTATCCAGAATATGCTACAGCATAAAGCTGTGATTCATTTGCTCTGTAAACATG ACTGTATTTCCAAGATCATATGTCTTCAGAGGGATCCAAGTATATTTGTGGCCTCAGCAGCGAGTCAGCTTCTGGCGAACATTTTATCTTTCTCTTTACAACATTCTGAACTTGCTCCATTGGAAACTAATAGAAAAATCCAATTAACTGACACGATTGGTGCAATGACTGGTTTGGACTCTACTGTTtggtctgtatgtgtctgtgcaATTACTGAACACATTGAAGATTTTCTGAGATCCGACGTCACTTCCAACATTCAACTGGCTCTGAAACTACTCTCCAAGATTTCGGTAACATGTGATCCAGCTGGTATTACATCATTGTGGCCTAAAATAGAAGGAAGTTTAAAATTACTTTTAAGTGGTGATCTAACTAAAATTGGTCAACCTTTGGCAGAGCTGTTCTTGAATATATCCAG AACAGTTCAATGTGAAATACTACAGTCCAAGACATGGGAATTGCTTGGTCTTTTACTGAAGTCACTGAATCAGACTGAAGCATTGGCATTAGCTTCAGGGATCGTAAAGCTCCAGAACTG TCCACAGCCACTTCGGATGCAGGCTATGACAACAGTGCTCCAGCCGCTGAATTACGTCTTTAATGTAACCAGGGATGATGCAG TACAGCTGGATGAACTTTCAAATCGCAGGGTTGATACTGAGCACCATCTTTCCAAGAAATCAACCTGCGTCAGCTTGATCTGTCAGACACTTTCACATCTCTGTGAGCTGTTACAAATG CCCTCTCAGGTGATAGATTTTCCACACCAAGCGTTGATAAACTCAGTACTAACTATTCTACAGTTATGCATTGGCACTTCAGTTCCCATCACTTCAGCTGGTGTCAACATTGGCAGACATTTGATTGGATGCATCAAGGTTCAGAGAGCAGGGATGGATGTTATTGGTGCAGTTGTTCAATGTACAG GGAGAATCAAAGAAGCAGAGAATGCATTAAGCCTGCTCCTTGATTACGTCCAAAACCCAGATACAGATTGTACG GTTTTGAAGAAAACTCTCCATGCTTTACTTCAGTGGATCTTATGCTGCTTCAAAGCTGGAGATTCTCAAATGCATGAAAATAAGTTCCAAGAGTTTTTACATGGAG ATTTCATATCAGTAATGAAAAAGCGACTATTTGATGTTCATTGGGAGATTCGAGATTCCACAGCTGAATTCCTCGGTGAACTGTGTTTCCATTTTAAAG CTGTTCAGAATTTCTCTCTGTTAATTTGGACCTGTGGACTTCCACATCTTGTTTTGGAGCTGCTTTCAGATCCTGAAAGTTATGTCCGTGCAAGTGGCATTATTGCAGTGGGAAAGATGGACTATCTCTCTCCTAACTGGCAAACTATGTCAAATGAAAATAACTTCACAGCAGTGAAG GGAAATATTCTTTCGTCTTTGTTGGATATCCTGAACCAGGATACAGAGGGCTTTCCTAGAAGGGCTGTGGTTAAAGTGTTTGTTGATTGGGTGAAAAATAGCCACAAGCTCAGCTCATGTGAATTGGCGGATGTGGTTCCTGTTGTTTTAAAGGTTGGAAGCAATGATTTGGATTGGGAGGTCAAACTTTACAGTTTGGAACTGGCCGAAGCTTTCATAGATCGATCAACATTCATCTTATCATTAAATCCATATGCTGTTGCATTAACAAATAACACCTGTTCATCACAAGTGCAAGGCTTTCTACAAAATCTCTGTGATCTAGGAATTTTTGATATCTTATTTCATGCTTTGTGGGACTGTGATAGACCAGTGGCTCAGAAAGCGTGCAAGATATTAATGAAACTAAAAATGACTGCTTCATGTGCTGACAACATAGAAATTGCCAAGAATCTGAATGGAAAAGAACCAAACAGTGAAAGTTTCAACAACTGGCTTTCCCTAAATGATCTAAATTTGAAAAATGTGAACGATGCAGTGAATGTTTTGATAGCACTAGACTTGGAATACCGACACCAACACCTCGCATGTAGCAGTGATCATATTGAGAGTAGCCTTCAATCTCTGCTACAAGACATATTGGCCACTGCTGAGAACTCTGAAGAAAATGATGCAGACTGCTACTGA